GCTGCATCGAGCCGGCTCAGCGAGAACCTTGACCTCATGTTGGGGGCGTTTATGTACACAGTCTCATGCATGCACTGCATGACCGTCTCGCTGGACCGGGGAGGAGCCGGACTCGGCGCGATGTGGGGGGAGCAAAAGGCGCGCCAGATGCTGGCGGAAGCCGGGTTCACTCGCGTTGATGTGAAACGGATCGAGGGCGATCTCTTCAACAACTACTACATCGCCACAGAACTGGGCCGGTGAGACACGTCATGCGGCATTCTCGGAGAAGTTTGAGGGAAGTCAGGATGTCTGCCGGGGATTCGATGCGGGCATACCTGGAAGTCAGGGGAAATCTCTTCGCAAGGAGGGACGCGCGATGTGGTTTGCACTGCTGCTGCTCGGCGGACTACTTCTCTGGGCCACCGGCCACTTGATCTTGCGGTAGGGTCTCCTCGTATCCGTTAACCCTACGGCCGGATGGGGCCGAGAGTCTTCACCGCGTTCTCCACATACGACTGGTCGAGGAACCGGGCGGGCGCGACGAACTCGGTGATCTGGTGTTCGTTCAATAACCATCGCTCATAGTCGAGAAGGCCCCGCCACGTGACCGCGCCATCGGGGTTGAACCCGGGCCAGACCATCTTGTCGTACACCGCGCGCTCCTTGATGGGCGTGTGCGCCGCGAGGATCGTGATCACGTCGTCCCGGATCTGTGGGCTGTGGAGCGCGGCGTTGTAGTAGCGGAGCGCTTTGACGTACGCGATCATCCACCGGCGCGCGTCCTCTGAGTGCGCACGCGCCCACGACGTATTGTAGTAGATCAACGCGACCTGAAAGTCCGGGAGGAGCTGATCGAGGGTCATGACGATCTTGCCGACGCCGCGTGACTCCGTCGCGGTGCCGAACGGCTCAACCATCACCGCAGCATCGATCCTGCCGTTCGCCATGGCCGCCGGTTGGTCCTGAAAGCCGATGTCCTCGATCGTGACGTCGCGCGGGGTGAGGCCGCCCTTCTTGAGGATGAGGTAGTCCTCGAAGTTCACGACGGACGCCGTCGGGGCAGCGATGACGCGTCCCCTGAGATCGCTCAACCCTTTGAACTGACCGGAATCGATAAGCGCCTTGCGGACGACGAGAACGTTGAAGCCAAACCCCTTTCGGAGCGATCCCTTGTCGGCGACGACGCTGATGGGGAGTCCCCGCGACACGGCGTTGAACAGCGTGGGGCTGGGAGCCCCGCTGGCCACGTCCAACCGGCCCGCGCCTAGGAGAGCCATCTGATCGGCGCCGACCCCGAACCGCTCCGGAGACACGGTGAGGCCCTGCTCGGCAAAGTATCCTTTGTCCAACGCGATGAAGATCCCGGCATCGCCCGACGTGCCGAGATATCCAACATGGATCGGGGGCGCCGCACCGAGGGCCGCAGGGCAGGCGAGCAAGGCGATGGCCAGACAGGAGAACATGCCGGCGCGCAGGCGTTCGATCGTCATCGAGGTTCACCACCCGGCGG
This is a stretch of genomic DNA from bacterium. It encodes these proteins:
- a CDS encoding ABC transporter substrate-binding protein; this encodes MTIERLRAGMFSCLAIALLACPAALGAAPPIHVGYLGTSGDAGIFIALDKGYFAEQGLTVSPERFGVGADQMALLGAGRLDVASGAPSPTLFNAVSRGLPISVVADKGSLRKGFGFNVLVVRKALIDSGQFKGLSDLRGRVIAAPTASVVNFEDYLILKKGGLTPRDVTIEDIGFQDQPAAMANGRIDAAVMVEPFGTATESRGVGKIVMTLDQLLPDFQVALIYYNTSWARAHSEDARRWMIAYVKALRYYNAALHSPQIRDDVITILAAHTPIKERAVYDKMVWPGFNPDGAVTWRGLLDYERWLLNEHQITEFVAPARFLDQSYVENAVKTLGPIRP